In one Brevibacillus choshinensis genomic region, the following are encoded:
- a CDS encoding YjcZ family sporulation protein — protein MSSIFNGEFEGFTLVLILFILLVIIACSCD, from the coding sequence ATGAGTAGCATCTTTAATGGCGAATTCGAAGGATTCACTTTAGTATTAATTCTGTTCATCCTGCTGGTAATTATTGCTTGCAGCTGCGATTAA
- a CDS encoding aminopeptidase, which translates to MKDPRIEQLADVLVNYSTTVQPGENVLIYAIGQVTDLVKAVIAKVYEAGGHPYVQLIDQTVQRELLLNANETQLGVMREADVSFMKKMDCYIGIRGGDNISELADVPGDKMQLYSKLLMRPVLDVRVPETKWVVLRYPNSSMAQLANMSTDAFEDFYFKVCTLDYGKMDSAMDSLVELMEKTDKVRLTGPGTDLTFSIKGIPAIKCAGNANIPDGEVFTAPVRDSVNGTISYNTPSPYQGYTYDNIKLTFKDGKIIEATANDTAKINEVFDTDEGARYVGEFAIGVNPFIQNPMKDILFDEKIDGSFHFTPGQAYDEAFNGNKSSVHWDLVMIQRPEWGGGEIWFDDRLIRKDGRFVVPELECLNPENLK; encoded by the coding sequence ATGAAAGATCCACGTATCGAACAACTGGCAGACGTTCTGGTTAACTACTCCACAACCGTGCAGCCTGGTGAAAACGTATTGATTTACGCGATCGGGCAAGTCACTGATCTGGTGAAAGCCGTCATCGCCAAAGTATATGAAGCAGGTGGTCACCCTTACGTTCAACTGATTGATCAAACGGTTCAACGTGAGCTTCTCTTGAATGCGAATGAAACACAGCTGGGTGTCATGCGTGAAGCAGACGTGAGCTTCATGAAAAAAATGGATTGCTACATCGGCATTCGCGGCGGCGATAACATCAGCGAGCTGGCTGACGTCCCAGGCGACAAGATGCAGCTCTACTCCAAGCTTTTGATGCGTCCGGTACTGGACGTGCGCGTTCCTGAGACGAAATGGGTCGTTCTTCGCTATCCAAATTCGTCTATGGCACAGCTGGCTAACATGAGCACGGATGCCTTTGAAGACTTTTATTTCAAGGTCTGCACCCTCGACTACGGCAAAATGGACAGCGCAATGGACAGCCTGGTAGAACTGATGGAGAAAACAGACAAAGTGCGTCTCACCGGTCCTGGTACCGATCTGACTTTCTCGATCAAAGGAATCCCGGCAATCAAATGTGCAGGAAATGCGAATATTCCAGACGGTGAAGTGTTTACAGCCCCTGTGCGTGACTCCGTCAACGGAACGATTTCTTACAACACGCCATCTCCCTACCAAGGATACACGTACGATAATATCAAGCTGACGTTTAAAGACGGCAAAATTATCGAAGCGACCGCAAACGACACAGCTAAAATCAATGAAGTGTTTGATACCGATGAAGGAGCTCGCTACGTTGGCGAGTTTGCGATCGGAGTCAACCCATTCATCCAAAATCCAATGAAAGACATTTTGTTCGATGAAAAAATCGACGGTAGCTTCCACTTCACGCCAGGTCAGGCCTACGACGAAGCTTTCAACGGCAACAAGTCATCCGTTCACTGGGATTTGGTTATGATCCAACGTCCTGAATGGGGCGGCGGAGAAATCTGGTTTGATGACCGCCTGATTCGTAAAGATGGACGCTTTGTTGTTCCTGAGCTGGAATGCCTCAATCCAGAAAACCTGAAATAA
- a CDS encoding PadR family transcriptional regulator yields MDVKTIILGFLSYGEMSGYDIKQAFTNSIGFFYDASFGAIYPALRKLEEEGYVTKQEIIQSGKPNKILYRITETGKGTFLQEIQTPIVPAVLRSDMLVKIFFGKSRSQEEQQDLIESCIEVQRQVLQQSKTTFKKLEANFDEYQRFCWEYTIHHLETTISFLEQKASALLKQPAYSVTG; encoded by the coding sequence ATGGACGTAAAAACAATCATACTTGGCTTTTTGAGTTACGGTGAGATGAGTGGGTACGACATAAAGCAGGCGTTTACCAATAGCATTGGTTTCTTCTACGACGCTAGCTTTGGTGCGATTTATCCAGCGCTGCGAAAGCTGGAAGAAGAAGGGTACGTGACCAAACAGGAAATCATTCAGTCGGGCAAGCCAAACAAAATCCTGTATCGAATTACGGAAACGGGCAAAGGTACCTTCTTGCAAGAGATTCAAACACCAATCGTACCGGCTGTTCTACGCTCTGACATGCTGGTAAAAATCTTCTTCGGCAAGAGTCGGAGCCAGGAAGAACAGCAGGATCTGATCGAGAGCTGTATCGAAGTTCAACGCCAGGTATTGCAGCAAAGTAAAACAACCTTTAAGAAGCTAGAAGCCAATTTTGACGAGTATCAGCGCTTTTGCTGGGAATATACCATACACCATCTAGAGACGACCATTTCGTTCTTGGAGCAAAAAGCGTCGGCTCTATTGAAACAGCCGGCCTATTCCGTGACTGGGTAA
- a CDS encoding trypsin-like peptidase domain-containing protein, with the protein MKSKKWSQYTRVKYPVSSSSLHPFNFFVPIVERVQEGVVSIVTEDAPHSKNMDSLIRSLMNEEETPSTTERSFGSGFLFHPKGYILTSEHVIGKSKNIYVKLFNGRVFEAQRILSDRVRDYAVIKIDADCKLFPLPLGNSAHTKVGEWVISVGSPLVAIEVKTSTI; encoded by the coding sequence GTGAAAAGTAAAAAATGGTCCCAATATACGCGGGTAAAGTACCCCGTGAGCAGCAGCAGTTTGCATCCCTTCAATTTTTTTGTGCCAATCGTGGAACGAGTCCAAGAGGGAGTGGTCTCCATCGTCACCGAGGACGCTCCCCATTCCAAAAACATGGATTCCTTGATTCGCAGCCTGATGAACGAAGAGGAAACCCCATCCACCACTGAGCGCAGCTTTGGTTCAGGATTCCTGTTTCATCCGAAAGGGTACATCCTGACCAGTGAACATGTGATCGGCAAGTCCAAAAACATTTATGTCAAGCTGTTTAATGGTCGTGTATTTGAAGCACAGCGCATCCTGTCCGATCGCGTGCGCGACTATGCGGTCATCAAAATTGATGCCGATTGCAAACTGTTTCCGCTGCCTCTCGGAAACTCCGCCCACACAAAGGTTGGCGAATGGGTCATCAGTGTCGGTTCCCCACTTGTCGCCATAGAGGTAAAAACAAGCACGATCTAA
- a CDS encoding YheC/YheD family endospore coat-associated protein, whose translation MTPKKVIGILTWRAGKRFAEPDYLSRLVKAGRELGAEVFLFSHQDVFAKDRKIRGFVPKAGGGWESNWHSWPQIVIDRYRRRVPEYMKLRHSNLFEFANSPFSKKWRVTELLANDARVKMWIPETYVYSPEKLKAMLRQYPILYVKPGIGTGGKSILKVSARGKRYELQGRDKRYARTNASLQRAEEVNQWVRKWVTEQRISNGNFLVQQGLNLELIPNRVTDIRLLIQKNEKGQWSVTGCGVRMGESGSSTSNLHGGGRAIPFHRLVTKRFGEERAQQILRECHHMAHQVAFVLEEKFGRMMEFGLDIGVDVDGKSWLIEVNPKPGREIFKQMKAMDLYAESISRPVQFAMHLIEEKEGNCIRLAK comes from the coding sequence ATGACTCCCAAAAAGGTCATCGGTATTTTGACTTGGAGAGCGGGAAAGCGATTTGCCGAACCAGATTACTTGAGCCGTTTGGTGAAGGCCGGCCGTGAGTTAGGGGCAGAGGTTTTTTTATTTTCTCACCAGGATGTGTTTGCAAAAGACCGGAAAATCAGAGGATTTGTCCCGAAAGCGGGAGGGGGCTGGGAGAGCAATTGGCATTCTTGGCCACAGATCGTGATCGATCGCTATCGCAGACGGGTTCCCGAATATATGAAGCTGCGCCACAGCAATCTGTTTGAATTCGCCAACAGCCCATTCAGCAAAAAGTGGAGGGTGACGGAGCTGCTCGCCAATGACGCGAGGGTCAAGATGTGGATTCCGGAGACCTACGTGTATTCGCCGGAAAAGCTCAAAGCCATGCTAAGGCAATATCCGATACTCTATGTGAAGCCGGGAATTGGAACGGGTGGAAAAAGTATACTCAAAGTGTCGGCTCGTGGGAAACGGTATGAGCTCCAAGGACGAGACAAACGCTATGCGCGAACAAATGCCAGCCTGCAGCGTGCAGAAGAGGTGAACCAGTGGGTGCGCAAATGGGTAACGGAGCAGCGCATCAGCAATGGAAATTTCCTGGTGCAGCAAGGTTTGAATCTGGAGCTGATCCCGAATCGCGTAACGGATATCCGATTGTTGATTCAAAAGAACGAAAAGGGCCAATGGAGTGTGACCGGATGCGGCGTGAGGATGGGGGAAAGTGGCAGCTCCACCTCCAATCTGCACGGTGGGGGAAGAGCGATTCCTTTTCATAGGCTCGTGACGAAACGATTTGGCGAGGAAAGAGCACAACAGATATTACGCGAATGCCACCATATGGCTCATCAGGTCGCATTCGTTCTCGAGGAGAAATTCGGCCGCATGATGGAATTTGGTTTGGATATTGGCGTAGACGTGGATGGCAAGTCGTGGCTCATTGAAGTCAATCCAAAGCCAGGGCGAGAAATATTTAAGCAAATGAAAGCGATGGATCTATACGCGGAATCCATCAGCCGGCCTGTGCAGTTTGCGATGCATTTGATTGAGGAGAAAGAGGGAAATTGCATTAGGCTAGCCAAGTAA
- a CDS encoding winged helix-turn-helix transcriptional regulator: protein MSQEFAGEHMCPKYEGAINVLGKRWTGLIIHVLLRGPVRFKDIREMVPHMSDKMLSERLKELEELEILDRKVYPEIPVRIEYELTEKGKDLRPVIDSIHEWGQKWM from the coding sequence ATGAGTCAAGAATTTGCTGGCGAACACATGTGTCCGAAATACGAAGGGGCGATCAACGTCCTGGGTAAACGATGGACTGGCTTGATCATCCACGTACTGTTGCGTGGTCCTGTGCGCTTCAAAGACATTCGGGAAATGGTTCCACACATGAGCGATAAAATGTTGTCAGAACGGTTAAAAGAACTTGAGGAATTGGAGATCTTGGATCGGAAAGTGTACCCGGAGATCCCCGTTCGCATCGAATACGAGCTGACAGAAAAAGGAAAGGACCTTCGTCCCGTCATCGATTCCATTCACGAATGGGGTCAGAAGTGGATGTAG